One Nonomuraea angiospora DNA segment encodes these proteins:
- a CDS encoding AfsR/SARP family transcriptional regulator, giving the protein MPVTFHVLGPLEVRRDGRPVRISGRKPRMLLATLLLDAGRVVGADRLADVLWPHRPPRSAQANLRTYVSSLRSDLGPALLRADGVGYAIDVGAGALDLLEFEALVDRGEFAEALALWRGAPLSDLPGSPVWDRRLEPLHRVRLWAAEALIDRRIQRGDHDGAVSELRGLLAEHPYREDLWGRLVLTLHSGGRKAEALRAYATVRAQLVDELGVEPGADLRGAYELILADEALPAVPRRLPPRLPDFTGRAGEVAALGRPFSVAVISGPPGSGKSALAVHVAHALCGAYPSGQLHLECGLREPGDLLAEALRGVGVPGVPPTVGERSALFRSLLAERPMLVLLDDARDADQVRPLLPGNGSAVIVTSRRRITELPGAVLVQLGPLASDEALSLLGSIAGGDRVAREREAALAIVAACGGLPLAVRNAGTRLAARPGWSLSVLRQRLEDDWLGELRDVRASFDDGYARLPGEAARTLATFGLLGASAQPGWVVDAALGRHGADDVTDLLVDVSLLDLVGTDAVGQPRYRVPGLIGRHALERASALPLGAPRLDAVARVLAAWTATAEHAMARLPTTVFSLTAARAPRWRLPDRTLGRLTADPVAWFEAEHEALAGAVEVAAGSGLAESAWGLAAAMVPYLDLHCHLGTWRRTHTAALAAARTAGDRYGEAAMLRGLAQVSLYQDRYEEAADGFTRSRQIFSDLGDRRAEATSICGLGAVSQFRGRPAHSLVHFRNALAIFVATGDRHGEAFARQAIGRACLKSGDLAQASESLGQAMRLAQELGDAHREGCVCLQMGHLHQAMSFHQHALEIFESLGDRHCGAYALQSLAGLQAARGDIARASTGLERSLEIFQELGDLSGAASSTQLLGELYRSAGRTGLARTYLSHASALRRSLPV; this is encoded by the coding sequence GTGCCGGTCACCTTCCATGTGCTCGGGCCGCTGGAGGTCCGTCGCGATGGCCGTCCCGTCCGGATCTCCGGCAGGAAGCCCCGCATGTTGCTGGCGACGCTGCTGCTCGACGCGGGCCGCGTGGTCGGCGCCGATCGGCTCGCCGACGTGCTCTGGCCGCACCGCCCGCCGCGCTCCGCCCAGGCCAACCTCCGTACGTACGTCAGCTCGCTCCGCTCCGACCTCGGGCCCGCGCTCCTGCGGGCCGACGGGGTCGGCTACGCGATCGACGTGGGGGCGGGCGCGCTCGACCTGCTGGAGTTCGAGGCCCTGGTCGACCGGGGCGAGTTCGCCGAGGCGCTCGCGCTCTGGCGCGGGGCGCCGCTGTCCGACCTGCCCGGCAGCCCCGTCTGGGACCGCCGTCTCGAACCCCTTCACCGGGTACGCCTGTGGGCCGCCGAGGCGCTGATCGACCGGCGGATCCAGCGCGGGGACCACGACGGGGCCGTGTCCGAGCTGCGCGGGCTGCTCGCCGAGCACCCGTACCGGGAGGACCTGTGGGGGCGGCTGGTGCTGACCCTGCACAGCGGCGGCAGGAAGGCCGAGGCCCTGCGCGCCTACGCCACCGTCAGGGCCCAGCTCGTGGACGAGCTCGGCGTCGAGCCGGGGGCCGACCTGCGCGGGGCGTACGAGCTGATCCTGGCGGACGAGGCGCTGCCCGCCGTGCCCCGCCGGCTCCCGCCGCGCCTGCCCGACTTCACCGGCCGGGCCGGCGAGGTGGCCGCGCTGGGCCGGCCGTTCTCCGTCGCGGTGATCTCGGGGCCGCCGGGCTCGGGCAAGTCGGCGCTGGCCGTACACGTGGCGCACGCGCTGTGCGGCGCCTACCCCTCCGGGCAGCTCCACCTGGAGTGCGGCCTGCGGGAGCCGGGCGACCTGCTGGCCGAGGCGCTCAGGGGGGTCGGCGTCCCCGGCGTGCCGCCGACCGTGGGCGAGCGGTCCGCGCTGTTCAGGTCGCTGCTGGCCGAACGGCCGATGCTGGTGCTGCTCGACGACGCCCGCGACGCGGACCAGGTGCGCCCGCTGCTGCCCGGCAACGGCAGCGCGGTGATCGTCACCAGCCGGCGCCGCATCACCGAGCTGCCCGGCGCGGTGCTGGTCCAGCTCGGACCGCTGGCGTCCGATGAGGCGCTGTCCCTGCTCGGCTCCATCGCGGGCGGGGACCGGGTGGCCCGCGAGCGCGAGGCCGCCCTGGCCATCGTGGCCGCCTGCGGCGGGCTGCCGCTGGCCGTCAGGAACGCGGGCACCCGCCTGGCCGCCCGGCCCGGATGGTCGCTGTCGGTGCTCAGGCAGCGGCTGGAGGACGACTGGCTCGGCGAGCTACGGGACGTGCGGGCCAGCTTCGACGACGGGTACGCGCGCCTGCCCGGGGAGGCCGCCCGCACGCTCGCGACGTTCGGCCTGCTGGGCGCGTCCGCGCAGCCCGGCTGGGTGGTCGACGCGGCGCTCGGGCGGCACGGGGCCGACGACGTGACCGACCTGCTGGTGGACGTCAGCCTGCTGGACCTGGTCGGCACCGACGCGGTGGGCCAGCCGCGCTACCGCGTCCCCGGCCTCATCGGCCGCCACGCGCTCGAACGAGCCTCCGCCCTGCCTCTCGGAGCGCCCCGGCTGGACGCGGTGGCCAGGGTGCTGGCGGCGTGGACGGCGACCGCGGAGCACGCCATGGCACGGCTGCCGACCACCGTGTTCAGCCTCACCGCCGCCCGCGCGCCGCGCTGGCGGCTGCCCGACCGCACGCTGGGCCGGCTGACGGCCGACCCGGTCGCGTGGTTCGAGGCCGAGCACGAGGCGCTGGCCGGGGCGGTGGAGGTGGCGGCCGGGTCGGGCCTGGCGGAGTCGGCGTGGGGGCTGGCCGCCGCCATGGTCCCGTACCTCGACCTGCACTGCCATCTCGGCACCTGGCGGCGCACCCACACGGCCGCCCTGGCCGCCGCCCGGACGGCCGGCGACAGGTACGGCGAGGCCGCCATGCTCAGGGGCCTGGCGCAGGTCAGCCTCTACCAGGACCGCTACGAGGAGGCGGCCGACGGCTTCACCCGCTCCCGCCAGATATTCAGCGACCTGGGCGACCGGCGGGCCGAGGCCACCTCCATCTGCGGGCTCGGGGCCGTCAGCCAGTTCAGGGGCCGGCCCGCGCACTCGCTCGTCCACTTCAGGAACGCGCTGGCCATCTTCGTGGCCACCGGCGACCGGCACGGCGAGGCGTTCGCCCGCCAGGCCATCGGCCGGGCCTGCCTGAAGTCGGGTGACCTGGCGCAGGCGTCGGAGTCGCTCGGCCAGGCCATGCGGCTGGCCCAGGAGCTGGGGGACGCCCATCGGGAGGGCTGCGTGTGCCTCCAGATGGGGCACCTGCACCAGGCGATGTCGTTCCACCAGCACGCGCTGGAGATCTTCGAGTCGCTGGGGGACCGGCACTGCGGGGCGTACGCGCTGCAGAGCCTGGCCGGGCTGCAGGCGGCGCGCGGGGACATCGCGCGGGCCTCCACCGGGCTCGAGCGGTCGCTGGAGATCTTCCAGGAGCTCGGCGACCTCAGCGGCGCGGCCTCCTCCACCCAGCTCCTGGGCGAGCTGTACCGCTCGGCCGGCCGGACGGGGCTGGCGCGCACCTATCTCAGCCACGCCAGCGCGCTGCGCCGCAGCCTCCCCGTCTAG
- a CDS encoding M23 family metallopeptidase: protein MKLGAAMVAGLALLLSLGTTSVASADPVQESDAQILATNFQLPFPCNQTWTGNSSNSSAHQSWEIDFNRGSTADADLGDTVVAAAAGTVVISAHQGSTNGYGNLVKIDHGGGWTTYYAHLNSRTVSEGQSVSQGQQIGTVGNTSKPGNNISPHLHYEVRLGTNYPANIQKAVFNGVTFGYPQQSVTSKNCGNPHTPTEVCGSGYDVIDSATLGSDGAVYLLYNSSNGNNCVTTLKYKNVGTATATTAYLEVEGSTRKTDSGNFAYYAGPVIASASGKCVRWGGKAGSSAYDSPLEHCG, encoded by the coding sequence ATGAAGCTCGGCGCAGCAATGGTCGCGGGCCTCGCCTTGTTACTCAGCCTCGGTACGACGTCAGTCGCCTCGGCCGACCCCGTGCAGGAGTCGGACGCGCAGATCCTGGCCACGAACTTCCAGCTCCCGTTCCCCTGCAACCAGACGTGGACGGGCAACTCCAGCAACAGCAGCGCGCACCAGTCGTGGGAGATCGACTTCAACCGGGGCAGCACCGCGGACGCCGACCTCGGCGACACCGTGGTGGCGGCCGCGGCGGGAACCGTGGTGATCTCCGCGCACCAGGGCTCGACCAACGGGTACGGCAACCTCGTCAAGATCGACCACGGCGGCGGCTGGACCACGTACTACGCCCACCTGAACTCCCGTACGGTCAGCGAGGGCCAGTCGGTGTCGCAGGGCCAGCAGATCGGCACGGTCGGCAACACCAGCAAGCCGGGCAACAACATCAGCCCCCACCTGCACTACGAGGTGCGGCTGGGCACCAACTACCCGGCCAACATCCAGAAGGCCGTCTTCAACGGCGTCACCTTCGGCTACCCGCAGCAGTCGGTGACCTCCAAGAACTGCGGCAACCCGCACACCCCGACGGAGGTCTGCGGCTCGGGCTACGACGTGATCGACTCGGCCACGCTCGGCAGTGACGGCGCCGTCTACCTGCTCTACAACTCCTCCAACGGCAACAACTGCGTGACGACGCTGAAGTACAAGAACGTCGGCACGGCCACCGCCACCACGGCCTACCTGGAAGTGGAGGGCAGTACGAGGAAGACGGACTCGGGCAACTTCGCCTACTACGCGGGACCGGTCATCGCCTCGGCGTCCGGCAAGTGCGTCAGGTGGGGCGGCAAGGCCGGCTCCTCGGCCTACGACAGCCCGCTCGAACACTGCGGCTGA
- a CDS encoding FKBP-type peptidyl-prolyl cis-trans isomerase: MRLFLPAVLMLATSCGLAEEGTQPVVTGAFGTRPVVAIPKGGPGHTPRITVLSTGSGRRTLPGDVVLADVDIRRWSGNQPYLSTYDGHQPTSVVFDGRRVSETWRQALIGRPAGSRIMLVGSAGEALGPDAPLAPTDLPPADTLVLIFDVLGGYPPDARLVGRALPVIPADLVPGSPPRTLIDGSGEEVLAGSKVVVQYVAASWPERRIVDSSYRRGGPSAFTLKEGEVPDGWLGALVGRQVGSRVAVSGLGDGPSLFVIDVLGTVHV, translated from the coding sequence GTGCGCCTGTTCTTGCCGGCCGTGCTCATGCTCGCCACCTCGTGCGGCTTGGCCGAGGAGGGCACGCAGCCCGTCGTCACGGGCGCGTTCGGCACCAGGCCGGTCGTCGCGATCCCCAAGGGCGGCCCGGGGCACACCCCGCGGATCACCGTGCTGTCGACGGGCAGCGGGCGGCGCACGCTGCCGGGCGACGTGGTGCTCGCCGACGTGGACATCCGGCGGTGGTCGGGCAACCAGCCGTACCTGAGCACGTACGACGGCCACCAGCCCACCTCGGTCGTCTTCGACGGCAGGCGGGTGTCGGAGACCTGGCGGCAGGCGCTCATCGGCCGGCCCGCCGGCAGCCGGATCATGCTGGTCGGCTCCGCGGGCGAGGCCCTCGGCCCGGACGCGCCCCTCGCGCCGACCGATCTCCCGCCCGCCGACACGCTGGTGCTGATCTTCGACGTCCTGGGCGGCTACCCGCCCGACGCCCGGCTGGTCGGCCGCGCCCTGCCGGTGATCCCGGCGGACCTCGTGCCCGGCTCGCCGCCCCGCACGCTCATCGACGGCTCCGGCGAGGAGGTCCTCGCCGGTTCCAAGGTGGTGGTCCAGTACGTGGCCGCGTCATGGCCCGAGCGCAGGATCGTGGACTCGTCCTACCGGAGGGGCGGCCCGAGCGCGTTCACGCTGAAGGAGGGGGAGGTCCCCGACGGCTGGCTGGGCGCGCTCGTGGGCCGGCAGGTCGGCAGCCGGGTGGCGGTCTCCGGCCTCGGCGACGGGCCGTCGCTCTTCGTCATAGACGTGCTGGGCACGGTTCACGTGTGA
- a CDS encoding DUF2293 domain-containing protein, translating to MSKPNLARRVAEAAEVALTTRKYVTFIDVVTGLRWLHSRHVDIWRQGRAGTLAELAAVDEDRLVATAGLLREWALAKGLRPVDTPYVAGTRDRRELRFTSGPGQEPFRVHWLSPDLSEARVRKLSEPKVPDLVAVAPLDAWTCASCGDTGPYLIMEEDRPHCLSCADLDHLVFLPSGNAALSRRAKQESGLSAVVVRYNRRRKVYQRIGLLVEEAALAAAEERCLADEEVRERRRERDRVRRAEQDVDYQARMAAEIARLFPGCPRDRAQEIAEHAAQRGSGRVGRTAAAKALDENAITLAVIASIRHLDTDYDHLLMSGVPRMEARDRIRERIERKLEEFRG from the coding sequence ATGAGCAAGCCCAATCTGGCGCGCAGGGTCGCGGAGGCGGCCGAGGTCGCGCTGACCACGCGGAAGTACGTGACGTTCATCGACGTGGTGACGGGCCTGCGCTGGCTGCACTCCAGGCACGTGGACATCTGGCGGCAGGGCCGGGCCGGCACGCTGGCCGAGCTGGCGGCCGTCGACGAGGACCGCCTGGTCGCGACGGCCGGCCTGCTGCGGGAGTGGGCGCTGGCCAAGGGGCTCAGGCCGGTGGACACGCCCTACGTGGCCGGCACCCGCGACCGCCGCGAGCTGCGCTTCACCTCCGGGCCCGGCCAGGAGCCGTTCCGCGTGCACTGGCTCTCGCCGGACCTCAGCGAGGCCAGGGTCCGCAAGCTGAGCGAGCCCAAGGTGCCCGACCTGGTGGCGGTGGCCCCGCTCGACGCCTGGACGTGCGCCTCCTGCGGCGACACCGGCCCCTACCTGATCATGGAGGAGGACCGGCCGCACTGCCTGTCCTGCGCGGACCTGGACCACCTGGTGTTCCTGCCGTCCGGCAACGCCGCGCTCAGCCGCCGCGCCAAGCAGGAGAGCGGCCTGTCGGCGGTGGTCGTGCGGTACAACCGGCGGCGCAAGGTCTACCAGCGCATCGGCCTGCTGGTGGAGGAGGCCGCGCTGGCCGCCGCCGAGGAGCGGTGCCTGGCCGACGAGGAGGTACGCGAGCGCCGCCGCGAACGCGACCGCGTCCGCAGGGCCGAGCAGGACGTCGACTACCAGGCCAGGATGGCGGCCGAGATCGCCAGGCTGTTCCCCGGCTGCCCCCGCGACCGGGCCCAGGAGATCGCCGAGCACGCCGCCCAGCGCGGCAGCGGCCGGGTGGGCAGGACGGCGGCGGCCAAGGCGCTCGACGAGAACGCCATCACGCTCGCGGTCATCGCCTCCATCAGGCACCTCGACACCGACTACGACCACCTGCTCATGTCCGGCGTGCCCAGGATGGAGGCCAGGGACAGAATCAGGGAACGCATCGAGCGCAAACTGGAGGAGTTCCGCGGATGA
- a CDS encoding MmcQ/YjbR family DNA-binding protein translates to MSDWHDVREELRTFALGLPEAHEDHPWGETVIKANKKVFLFLGIDEQTEKWDPMFSVKLVSEAHGHALTVEGAAPTGHGLGRAGWVTVPFLAELPETEVLLDWVEESYRAIAPKRAVKQLDDNPVR, encoded by the coding sequence ATGAGCGACTGGCACGACGTACGGGAAGAGCTGCGGACCTTCGCGCTCGGGCTGCCCGAGGCGCACGAGGACCACCCGTGGGGCGAGACCGTCATCAAGGCGAACAAGAAGGTCTTCCTCTTCCTCGGCATCGACGAGCAGACCGAGAAGTGGGACCCCATGTTCAGCGTGAAGCTGGTCTCGGAGGCGCACGGCCACGCGCTGACCGTCGAGGGCGCGGCGCCCACGGGCCACGGGCTCGGCAGGGCGGGGTGGGTGACGGTGCCGTTCCTGGCGGAGCTGCCCGAGACGGAGGTGCTGCTCGACTGGGTCGAGGAGAGCTACCGGGCCATCGCGCCCAAGCGGGCGGTCAAGCAGCTGGACGACAACCCGGTCAGGTGA
- the kynU gene encoding kynureninase yields MVDRDQCLALDANDPLRAFKDEFTLPEGVVYLVGNSLGALPRRTAERVRQTVEDEWGRQLVGGWNHAGWYAQPLTAGDRLAPLIGAGPGQVVVGNTTSIAVFQAVAAALRLRADRRVIVSDVRNFPTDHYMVQGLAGLLGGYEVRDFAQGRFDDAAVVLLSEVDYRTGARHDVPSVTARAHEAGALMVWDVCHSVGAMDVDVSGADFAVGCTYKYLNAGPGAPAFLYVNPRHHATAENVLSGWHGHAEPFAFEAGYRPAEGVRRFAVGTPHVLSFAALEAALDVWERVPMDQVRAKSMALTSLFVDLVGDALELVSPADAAARGSQVSFRHPHGYPVMRALIDRGVQGDFRAPDVLRFGFAPLYIGYVDVHDAAATLLEVLDKELWRDERYATRLAVT; encoded by the coding sequence ATCGTGGACCGCGACCAGTGCCTCGCCCTCGACGCGAACGACCCGCTGCGGGCCTTCAAGGACGAGTTCACGCTGCCGGAGGGGGTGGTCTACCTCGTCGGCAACTCGCTCGGCGCGCTGCCCCGCCGCACCGCCGAACGGGTGCGGCAGACGGTGGAGGACGAGTGGGGCAGGCAGCTCGTCGGCGGCTGGAACCACGCCGGCTGGTACGCCCAGCCGCTGACCGCGGGCGACCGGCTGGCCCCGCTGATCGGCGCGGGCCCCGGCCAGGTCGTGGTGGGCAACACCACCTCGATCGCGGTCTTCCAGGCGGTGGCCGCGGCGCTGCGGCTGCGTGCCGACCGCCGGGTGATCGTCTCCGACGTCCGGAACTTCCCCACCGACCACTACATGGTCCAGGGCCTGGCCGGGCTGCTCGGCGGCTACGAGGTGCGCGACTTCGCGCAGGGGCGGTTCGACGACGCGGCCGTGGTGCTGCTGTCGGAGGTCGACTACCGCACCGGCGCCCGCCACGACGTGCCGTCGGTCACCGCCCGGGCGCACGAGGCCGGCGCGCTGATGGTCTGGGACGTGTGCCACAGCGTGGGGGCCATGGACGTGGACGTCTCGGGGGCCGACTTCGCCGTGGGGTGCACGTACAAGTATCTCAACGCGGGGCCGGGCGCCCCCGCCTTCCTCTACGTCAACCCGCGCCACCACGCCACCGCCGAGAACGTGCTGTCCGGCTGGCACGGGCACGCCGAGCCGTTCGCGTTCGAGGCCGGCTACCGCCCGGCGGAGGGCGTCCGGCGGTTCGCGGTGGGCACCCCGCACGTGCTGTCGTTCGCGGCGCTGGAGGCGGCGCTCGACGTGTGGGAGCGGGTGCCGATGGACCAGGTGCGGGCCAAGAGCATGGCGTTGACCTCGCTCTTCGTGGACCTGGTGGGCGACGCGCTGGAGCTGGTCTCGCCCGCCGACGCCGCCGCCCGGGGCAGCCAGGTGAGCTTCCGCCACCCCCACGGCTACCCGGTGATGCGGGCGCTGATCGACCGGGGCGTGCAGGGGGACTTCCGCGCGCCGGACGTCCTCAGGTTCGGCTTCGCACCGCTCTACATCGGCTACGTCGACGTCCATGACGCGGCGGCCACGCTGCTCGAGGTGCTGGACAAGGAGCTGTGGCGGGACGAGCGGTACGCCACGCGCCTGGCGGTCACCTGA
- a CDS encoding ABC transporter substrate-binding protein → MRASVLGLVVLMAAGCGGTTPLMAAGDPPVKVGAIISQTGVYAALGDDMEAAMRLYLDDHGGRLGERPAGLVVADDAGNPEEGQRQARRLIEDEGVNVVTGLLSSPVAESVVKVAGRTPVVIANAGADALGGPNVFRVSYTNHAHGFAAGRYAAERYGKEGVVLMASDYSAGVETLRGFAEGYGAQPLKRILTPYGRVTDLGPYFARIPPGTKLLYAFYAGGEAVEFLKGYRQHASKITLLGCQNLTDEDVLRAVGREAEGVTTVGMYSPALDNPDNAAFVARWRTRTGRNPSAAALQGWDAMRLIDRGLSTNGGMAAAGELGGPRGTFRLDATHNPVQNWYVREYQNGVNRIIATVPPRQE, encoded by the coding sequence GTGCGCGCATCCGTCCTGGGGTTGGTGGTGCTGATGGCCGCCGGTTGCGGCGGGACGACGCCGCTGATGGCCGCGGGCGATCCCCCGGTCAAGGTCGGCGCGATCATCTCGCAGACCGGCGTGTACGCCGCGCTCGGCGACGACATGGAGGCCGCCATGCGCCTCTACCTGGACGACCACGGCGGACGCCTGGGCGAGCGCCCGGCCGGGCTGGTGGTGGCCGACGACGCGGGCAACCCGGAGGAGGGCCAGAGGCAGGCCAGGCGGCTCATCGAGGACGAGGGCGTGAACGTGGTCACCGGGCTCCTCTCCTCGCCCGTCGCCGAGTCGGTGGTCAAGGTGGCGGGCCGCACGCCCGTGGTGATCGCCAACGCCGGCGCCGACGCGCTGGGCGGCCCGAACGTCTTCCGCGTGTCGTACACCAACCACGCCCACGGCTTCGCGGCCGGCCGGTACGCCGCCGAGCGCTACGGCAAGGAGGGCGTGGTGCTCATGGCCTCCGACTACTCGGCGGGCGTCGAAACGCTCAGGGGCTTCGCCGAGGGATACGGCGCGCAGCCGCTCAAACGCATCCTGACGCCCTACGGCAGGGTCACCGACCTGGGGCCGTACTTCGCGCGGATCCCGCCCGGGACGAAGCTCCTGTACGCGTTCTACGCCGGGGGAGAGGCGGTCGAGTTCCTGAAGGGCTACCGGCAGCACGCCTCCAAGATCACGTTACTGGGCTGCCAGAACCTCACGGACGAGGACGTGCTGCGGGCCGTCGGCCGGGAGGCCGAGGGCGTCACCACCGTCGGCATGTACTCGCCCGCGCTGGACAACCCGGACAACGCCGCGTTCGTGGCCCGGTGGCGGACCAGGACCGGCAGGAACCCGTCCGCGGCCGCGCTCCAGGGCTGGGACGCCATGCGGCTCATCGACCGGGGGCTGTCGACGAACGGGGGAATGGCGGCGGCGGGCGAGCTGGGCGGCCCGCGCGGGACGTTCCGGCTGGACGCGACCCACAACCCGGTGCAGAACTGGTACGTCCGCGAGTACCAGAATGGCGTCAACCGGATAATCGCCACCGTCCCCCCGCGACAGGAGTGA
- a CDS encoding RidA family protein, giving the protein MIERTKGLLVPGKAMPRGRFPHVKQAGDLLYVSGTNCRRTDGTYVGVEVDKYGATNLDIRAQTRAVIENIGDILKAAGGSLGDLVQITTYLVNMNDFKGYNEVYAEFFDEEGPTRATVAVHQLPHPHLLIEMQAVAYRPQERP; this is encoded by the coding sequence GTGATCGAACGCACCAAAGGACTCCTGGTGCCCGGCAAGGCCATGCCCCGAGGCAGGTTCCCGCACGTCAAGCAGGCGGGCGACCTCCTGTACGTCTCGGGCACGAACTGCCGGCGCACCGACGGCACCTACGTGGGCGTGGAAGTGGACAAGTACGGCGCGACGAACCTCGACATCCGCGCGCAGACCAGGGCGGTCATCGAGAACATCGGCGACATCCTCAAGGCCGCCGGAGGCTCGCTCGGCGACCTCGTGCAGATCACCACCTATCTGGTCAACATGAACGACTTCAAGGGCTACAACGAGGTCTACGCCGAGTTCTTCGACGAGGAGGGGCCCACGCGGGCCACGGTGGCGGTCCACCAGCTCCCGCACCCCCACCTGCTCATCGAGATGCAGGCCGTCGCCTACCGCCCGCAGGAGCGGCCATGA
- a CDS encoding 2-keto-4-pentenoate hydratase, with translation MYDEWSEAVDTRSQVADRLAEAASSGKPCPPIRDLVGTVAEAYAIQEINTRRALGAGRRLVGRKVGVTNVVLQRQFGIDQPDFGMLFADMSYCDGLPVPVDAFLQPRAEAEVALVLGKDLAGGPFTAVDVLRAVEFALPAIEIADSRIADWDISLADTVADNASAGAFVLGSMPVPLAGLDLRAARMTMTRGGEEVSTGSGELVMGNPLNAAVWAASRLGRTDYALRAGDVVLTGALGPVVPVGPEDEFEARIEGLGSVRAVFSK, from the coding sequence ATGTATGACGAATGGTCCGAAGCCGTGGACACGCGGTCCCAGGTCGCCGACCGGCTGGCCGAGGCCGCGAGTTCCGGCAAACCGTGCCCCCCGATCAGGGACCTGGTCGGCACGGTGGCCGAGGCGTACGCCATCCAGGAGATCAACACGCGGCGGGCGCTCGGAGCGGGCCGGCGGCTGGTCGGCAGGAAGGTCGGCGTGACCAACGTCGTGCTGCAGCGGCAGTTCGGCATCGACCAGCCGGACTTCGGCATGCTTTTTGCGGACATGTCCTACTGCGACGGGCTCCCCGTGCCCGTGGACGCCTTCCTGCAGCCGCGCGCCGAGGCCGAGGTCGCGCTGGTGCTCGGCAAGGACCTGGCCGGCGGGCCCTTCACGGCCGTCGACGTGCTCAGGGCCGTGGAGTTCGCGCTGCCCGCCATCGAGATCGCCGACTCGCGGATCGCCGACTGGGACATCTCGCTGGCCGACACGGTCGCGGACAACGCCTCGGCCGGCGCGTTCGTGCTGGGCAGCATGCCCGTCCCGCTGGCCGGGCTCGACCTGCGGGCGGCCCGGATGACGATGACCCGGGGCGGCGAGGAGGTCTCGACCGGCTCGGGTGAGCTGGTCATGGGCAACCCGCTCAACGCCGCCGTCTGGGCCGCCTCCCGGCTCGGCCGCACCGACTACGCGCTGCGCGCCGGCGACGTGGTCCTGACCGGCGCGCTCGGCCCGGTCGTGCCCGTCGGCCCGGAGGACGAGTTCGAGGCGCGCATCGAGGGACTGGGCTCCGTCCGGGCGGTGTTCTCCAAGTGA
- a CDS encoding aldehyde dehydrogenase family protein: protein MLTHFIGGEPVGAGKTFPVHDPVTGAVIRQVHEADPEVVDRAVRAAREAARDWAALPVGERAGWMRRLAEGIEARFDDLVDAEIADTGKPIDQTRTLDVPRGIANFRAFAEIAAQRPDDAFHLSGVLSYTVRRPLGVVAVIVPWNLPFLLMTWKLAPALVAGNTVVVKPSEHTPGSAAVFAEICADAGLPAGVVNIIYGYGSSGHLLVEHPGVDAVSFTGSTRTGTAIMNTVAGRVKPLSFELGGKNAGLIFEDCRLDRAVEGTAKSVFTNGGQVCLCTERVYVQRSIFEEFCARLATRAQEFEPQPMISKEHREKVLSYYALARSEGAKVLTGGGVPAFGDNRDSGYFVEPTVVAGLSEWSRFNREEIFGPVCHVAPFDSEAEAVDLANGSEYGLAATLWTGNLDRAHRVAQRLEAGLVWVNTWYLRDLRTPFGGMKLSGIGREGGVQSLDFYSQPTTITIRLEQPDV from the coding sequence GTGCTGACCCATTTCATCGGTGGCGAGCCGGTGGGCGCGGGTAAGACGTTCCCCGTCCACGACCCCGTGACGGGCGCGGTGATCAGACAGGTGCACGAGGCCGACCCCGAAGTCGTGGACCGGGCGGTGCGCGCGGCCAGGGAGGCGGCCCGCGACTGGGCGGCGCTGCCCGTCGGCGAGCGCGCGGGCTGGATGCGGCGCCTGGCCGAGGGCATCGAGGCCCGCTTCGACGACCTGGTGGACGCGGAGATCGCCGACACGGGCAAGCCGATCGACCAGACCCGCACGCTCGACGTCCCGCGTGGCATCGCCAACTTCCGCGCGTTCGCCGAGATCGCCGCCCAGCGCCCGGACGACGCCTTCCACCTGTCCGGGGTGCTCAGCTACACCGTGCGCCGGCCGCTCGGCGTGGTCGCGGTGATCGTCCCGTGGAACCTGCCGTTCCTGCTGATGACCTGGAAGCTCGCGCCCGCCCTCGTCGCCGGCAACACCGTGGTGGTCAAGCCGTCGGAGCACACGCCGGGCTCGGCGGCGGTCTTCGCCGAGATCTGCGCCGACGCCGGGCTGCCCGCGGGCGTCGTCAACATCATCTACGGGTACGGCTCCTCCGGCCACCTCCTGGTCGAGCACCCGGGGGTGGACGCCGTGTCGTTCACCGGTTCCACCAGGACCGGCACCGCGATCATGAACACGGTGGCCGGCCGGGTCAAGCCGCTCTCGTTCGAGCTGGGCGGCAAGAACGCGGGCCTGATCTTCGAGGACTGCCGGCTCGACCGGGCCGTCGAGGGGACCGCGAAGTCGGTCTTCACCAACGGCGGGCAGGTGTGCCTGTGCACGGAGCGGGTCTACGTGCAGCGCTCGATCTTCGAGGAGTTCTGCGCCCGGCTGGCGACCCGCGCGCAGGAGTTCGAGCCGCAGCCCATGATCTCGAAGGAGCACCGCGAGAAGGTGCTCTCCTACTACGCCCTGGCCCGCTCGGAGGGAGCCAAGGTGCTCACGGGGGGCGGCGTCCCCGCGTTCGGCGACAACCGCGATTCCGGATATTTCGTGGAACCGACGGTGGTGGCGGGCTTGTCGGAGTGGTCGAGGTTCAACAGGGAAGAGATCTTCGGCCCCGTGTGCCATGTCGCCCCTTTCGACAGCGAGGCCGAGGCGGTCGATCTGGCCAACGGCAGCGAGTACGGCCTGGCCGCCACGCTCTGGACGGGTAACCTCGACCGCGCCCACCGGGTGGCGCAGCGGCTGGAGGCCGGGCTCGTCTGGGTGAACACTTGGTATCTGCGTGACCTGCGCACCCCGTTCGGCGGCATGAAGCTGTCGGGTATCGGCAGGGAGGGCGGTGTCCAGTCACTCGACTTCTACTCTCAGCCCACCACGATCACCATCAGACTGGAGCAGCCCGATGTATGA